In Gemmatimonadota bacterium, one DNA window encodes the following:
- a CDS encoding DEAD/DEAH box helicase, translated as MTFDTLGLDPALLRAVRELGWPKPTDIQRDAIPPAREGKDLLACAMTGSGKTAAFLLPVLHRLHDAPTRATRALVLAPTRELAAQVHADLTELAKHTRVRGAAIFGGVGMGPQEAAFRAQTDIIIATPGRLLDHMSQPGRYVNFSALEVLILDEADRMLDMGFLPDIKRVLAQLPAKRQTLFFSATMPKPIVELSRAMLKDPVRINVERVSVPASGIEQALWPVSEALKADLFIALLRANVIGNVICFTRTKHRANRLADVLTHAGIPNAKIHGNRSQNQRTEALGDFKSGKVRVLVATDIVARGIDVEALEHVVNFDVPHMPEDYIHRVGRTARAEATGEAFTLVSPDEEGDLRQIEKAIGRKLPRRTLPDFNYKHVPQERLEIPLAERIAAIRARKAEDRARAKAKLERREAATRGESPRSGGGGSRGPSAGGSSRGPSAGGSSRGPSAGGGSRGPSAADPRGGNGPGNGPGGGPRRRRGGGGRGRGPGGSGGGPR; from the coding sequence ATGACATTCGACACCCTCGGCCTGGACCCCGCCCTCCTGCGCGCGGTCCGAGAACTCGGCTGGCCCAAGCCGACCGACATCCAACGCGACGCGATCCCGCCGGCCCGCGAGGGGAAGGACCTCCTCGCCTGCGCGATGACCGGCAGCGGCAAGACGGCGGCCTTCCTGCTCCCCGTGCTGCACCGGCTGCACGACGCCCCGACGCGCGCCACCCGCGCGCTGGTGCTCGCGCCCACGCGTGAGCTCGCCGCGCAGGTGCACGCCGACCTCACGGAGCTGGCGAAGCACACCCGCGTCCGCGGCGCGGCCATCTTCGGCGGGGTCGGGATGGGACCGCAGGAAGCGGCCTTCCGCGCGCAGACGGACATCATCATCGCCACGCCGGGCCGCCTGCTCGACCACATGTCGCAGCCCGGCCGCTACGTGAACTTCAGCGCGCTCGAGGTGCTCATCCTCGACGAGGCCGACCGGATGCTCGACATGGGCTTCCTGCCGGACATCAAGCGCGTCCTCGCGCAGCTGCCGGCCAAGCGGCAGACGCTCTTCTTCAGCGCCACGATGCCGAAGCCGATCGTCGAGCTCTCGCGCGCGATGCTCAAGGACCCGGTGCGCATCAACGTCGAGCGCGTCTCGGTGCCGGCGAGCGGCATCGAGCAGGCGCTGTGGCCGGTGTCCGAAGCGCTCAAGGCCGACCTCTTCATCGCCCTGCTCCGCGCGAACGTCATCGGCAACGTCATCTGCTTCACGCGCACCAAGCACCGGGCCAACCGCCTCGCCGACGTCCTCACGCACGCCGGGATCCCGAACGCGAAGATCCACGGCAACCGCAGCCAGAACCAGCGGACCGAGGCGCTCGGCGACTTCAAGAGCGGCAAGGTGCGGGTGCTCGTCGCCACGGACATCGTGGCGCGCGGGATCGACGTGGAGGCGCTCGAACACGTGGTGAACTTCGACGTCCCGCACATGCCCGAGGACTACATCCACCGGGTGGGGCGCACCGCGCGCGCCGAGGCGACGGGCGAGGCGTTCACGCTCGTCTCGCCGGACGAGGAAGGCGACCTGCGGCAGATCGAGAAGGCGATCGGGCGGAAGCTGCCGCGCCGGACCTTGCCGGACTTCAACTACAAGCATGTGCCGCAGGAGCGCCTGGAGATCCCGCTGGCCGAACGCATCGCGGCGATCAGGGCGCGGAAGGCCGAGGATCGCGCTCGGGCGAAGGCGAAGCTGGAGCGGCGCGAGGCGGCGACGCGGGGAGAATCGCCGCGGTCAGGTGGTGGCGGGAGCCGCGGGCCGAGTGCCGGTGGCAGCAGCCGCGGGCCGAGTGCCGGTGGCAGCAGCCGCGGGCCGAGCGCCGGTGGTGGGAGCCGCGGCCCAAGTGCCGCAGACCCTCGGGGAGGCAACGGCCCCGGAAACGGCCCCGGCGGCGGCCCGCGGCGGCGGCGAGGTGGAGGCGGCCGAGGGCGCGGCCCGGGTGGCAGCGGCGGCGGCCCGCGCTAA
- a CDS encoding GNAT family N-acetyltransferase, whose product MTDPGPPYTGAQHVLRTERLVLRPFTLEDAPDVRRYLADAAVARNTLTVPHPYPEGAAEEFIAAQAPAWEAGKRVTWAVTRTQDGALVGAIGLQLTRVHKRAEVGYWIARPEWGQKYATEATRRVVAYAFDVLDLHRVEAHHFLENPASGRVMENVGMAAEGVHRAVVWRDGSPRDLKSYAILRIDPRK is encoded by the coding sequence ATGACCGATCCCGGCCCCCCATACACCGGCGCGCAGCACGTCCTGCGGACGGAACGTCTCGTCCTGCGTCCTTTCACGCTCGAGGACGCCCCGGACGTGCGGCGCTACCTCGCCGACGCCGCGGTGGCGCGCAACACGCTCACGGTGCCGCATCCCTACCCGGAGGGCGCCGCGGAGGAGTTCATCGCCGCGCAGGCGCCCGCGTGGGAGGCGGGGAAACGGGTCACCTGGGCGGTCACGCGCACGCAGGACGGCGCGCTCGTCGGTGCCATCGGGCTGCAGCTCACGCGCGTCCACAAGCGCGCCGAGGTGGGCTACTGGATCGCGCGGCCCGAGTGGGGGCAGAAGTATGCGACCGAGGCCACGCGGCGCGTCGTCGCGTACGCCTTCGACGTGCTCGACCTGCATCGGGTCGAGGCACACCACTTCCTGGAGAATCCGGCGAGCGGTCGGGTGATGGAGAATGTCGGGATGGCGGCGGAGGGCGTGCATCGCGCCGTGGTCTGGCGGGATGGGTCGCCGCGCGATCTCAAGAGCTACGCGATCCTGCGGATCGATCCGCGGAAATGA
- the bshB1 gene encoding bacillithiol biosynthesis deacetylase BshB1, producing the protein MTAPVDLLAIAAHRDDVELTCGGVLVKHAWKGQRTGIIDLTQGEMGTRGSADLRAAEAAKAADVLGVAYRGNLQLPDAGITNTPETRRALAIMIRTLRPKVVIAPAPRGRHPDHRVAAQLIRDASFLAGLTKLDPSTPPHRPLKVLHAISYREDHVKPTFVADISAEFETKLEAIRCYASQFDGATWAGEVYPNGEPLEDIIRHHAAHYGSLIRCRYGEPFFTTETMRADDLLALEVSTF; encoded by the coding sequence ATGACCGCGCCCGTGGACCTCCTCGCCATCGCCGCCCACCGCGACGATGTGGAACTGACCTGCGGCGGCGTGCTGGTGAAGCATGCCTGGAAGGGTCAGCGGACCGGCATCATCGACCTCACGCAGGGCGAGATGGGGACCCGCGGCTCCGCCGACTTGCGTGCTGCCGAAGCCGCCAAGGCGGCCGACGTGCTCGGCGTGGCGTACCGCGGCAACCTCCAGCTCCCCGATGCGGGGATCACCAACACGCCCGAGACGCGCCGGGCGCTCGCGATCATGATCCGCACGCTCCGCCCGAAGGTCGTGATCGCCCCCGCCCCGCGCGGACGGCACCCCGACCATCGCGTCGCCGCGCAACTCATCCGGGACGCGAGCTTCCTCGCCGGGCTCACCAAGCTCGACCCGTCGACGCCGCCACACCGCCCGCTCAAGGTCCTCCACGCCATCAGCTACCGCGAGGACCACGTCAAGCCGACCTTCGTCGCCGACATCAGCGCCGAGTTCGAGACGAAGCTCGAGGCCATCCGGTGCTATGCCTCGCAGTTCGACGGCGCGACCTGGGCCGGCGAGGTCTATCCGAACGGTGAGCCGCTCGAGGACATCATCCGGCATCACGCGGCCCACTACGGCTCGCTCATCCGCTGCCGCTACGGCGAACCCTTCTTCACCACCGAGACGATGCGCGCGGATGACCTCCTCGCGCTCGAGGTATCGACCTTTTGA
- a CDS encoding tryptophan 2,3-dioxygenase: MNAPREISYPTYLELDTLLGLQQPQSKPEHPDELLFIVVHQASELWFKVLLHEFDQLIGHLTDGDAGAALTTMQRINTLVELVAHELSALDTLPPQRFMQFRGYLGSSSGSQSAQFRAIEATSGLRHEHFMAALKEHGELPPVVARALERPTLQALFLSLLERQGVTLEQVYTEPQHGFLLMLAESFLAYEQGFARWRFLHVQLVERIIGPDTGGTGGTLGAKYLSKTVSQRFFPELWAVRAKLYGRR, translated from the coding sequence TTGAACGCGCCACGCGAGATCTCCTACCCGACGTACCTCGAGCTCGACACGCTGCTCGGGCTCCAGCAGCCCCAGTCCAAGCCCGAGCATCCCGATGAGCTGCTGTTCATCGTGGTGCACCAGGCGAGCGAGCTCTGGTTCAAGGTGCTGCTGCACGAGTTCGACCAGCTCATCGGCCACCTGACCGACGGCGACGCCGGCGCGGCCCTCACGACCATGCAGCGCATCAACACCCTCGTCGAGCTGGTGGCGCACGAGCTCTCGGCGCTCGACACGCTCCCGCCGCAGCGCTTCATGCAGTTCCGCGGCTACCTCGGCAGCTCGAGCGGCTCGCAGAGCGCGCAGTTCCGCGCGATCGAGGCCACGAGCGGCTTGCGCCACGAGCATTTCATGGCCGCGCTCAAGGAGCATGGCGAGCTGCCGCCCGTCGTCGCGCGCGCGCTCGAACGCCCCACCCTGCAGGCGCTCTTCCTCTCGCTGCTCGAGCGACAGGGGGTCACGCTCGAGCAGGTCTACACGGAGCCGCAGCACGGATTCCTGCTCATGCTCGCCGAGTCGTTCCTCGCGTACGAGCAGGGGTTCGCGCGCTGGCGTTTCCTGCACGTGCAGCTCGTCGAGCGGATCATCGGCCCCGACACCGGCGGGACCGGGGGCACCCTCGGCGCGAAGTACCTGTCCAAGACGGTGAGCCAGCGCTTCTTCCCCGAGCTGTGGGCCGTACGGGCGAAGCTGTACGGGCGTCGCTGA
- a CDS encoding M28 family peptidase — MSLVSIRRAAQAVLLSLSLGAAALMPFRLDAQSTAPNRPARAAAPDHRVWPDEGPRKWAPRPTETRITANDLRTRLYQIADDSMRGRRMGEPGNTKTTEYIAREFARLGLKPAGDDGTWFQVMPYGPLGFDRASMGLRIGGASASVGTEFVPTAPTLANGYAARAAVRGTAAVFAGRWNDTTVTLDPAVFRGKIAVFVSDAAAGGTAANRAPTTFVSCADLPDRFGAAAVIALETATRNAPRPAGPVLARQAPAQDRRAIAAGAAGVLVIGLDAMNETARAAALAPRPTMKPSAIPGTSSNVAGATISRAVAERIFGRGVEGLAVGTTGAAIDLDYTYDWSPSTSPARNVVAVLPGSDPRLASEYVLVGAHSDHVGTTGQPVDHDSLRAVNTVTRRQGANDPACQPTPDQQRRIDSLIARARRIRPARMDSVFNGADDDGSGTVVLLEIAERFAAEKPARSIIFVSHQGEEQGLLGSRWFVDHPTVPLDQIVAAHNMDMLGKGRADQVKFGGPNSVQMLGARRLSREFGDIIDSVNANSPTPMAIDKSWDVTANPLNRFCRSDQVSYVSKNIPVTYFSLGYAQDYHQLTDEPQYIEYEHSARLAQFIHDVMSAIAARPTRPAIAGPDPSYPSCGR; from the coding sequence ATGTCGCTCGTCTCGATCCGCCGTGCCGCGCAGGCCGTCCTGCTCTCGCTCTCGCTCGGTGCCGCGGCGCTGATGCCCTTCCGTCTCGACGCGCAATCGACGGCCCCGAACAGACCGGCGCGCGCCGCCGCGCCCGACCATCGCGTCTGGCCCGACGAGGGGCCGCGCAAGTGGGCGCCGCGCCCGACCGAGACGCGCATCACCGCGAACGACCTGCGGACGCGGCTCTACCAGATCGCCGACGACTCGATGCGCGGGCGACGCATGGGAGAGCCGGGGAACACCAAGACCACGGAGTACATCGCGCGCGAGTTCGCGCGGCTCGGCCTCAAGCCGGCCGGCGATGACGGCACCTGGTTCCAGGTGATGCCATATGGCCCGCTCGGCTTCGACCGCGCGTCGATGGGCCTCCGCATCGGCGGGGCCTCGGCGAGCGTGGGCACCGAGTTCGTGCCCACCGCGCCGACGCTCGCGAACGGCTACGCCGCGCGCGCCGCGGTGCGCGGAACGGCGGCGGTCTTCGCGGGCCGCTGGAACGACACGACCGTCACGCTCGACCCGGCCGTCTTCCGCGGGAAGATCGCCGTCTTCGTGAGCGACGCCGCCGCGGGCGGCACGGCGGCGAATCGCGCGCCGACGACCTTCGTCAGCTGCGCGGACCTGCCCGACCGGTTCGGCGCGGCCGCGGTGATCGCCCTCGAGACGGCCACGCGCAACGCGCCTCGTCCTGCCGGCCCCGTCCTGGCGCGCCAGGCCCCGGCACAGGACCGCCGCGCCATCGCGGCCGGCGCCGCCGGCGTGCTCGTGATCGGGCTGGACGCGATGAACGAGACGGCGCGCGCGGCCGCGCTCGCGCCGCGCCCCACCATGAAGCCGTCGGCGATCCCCGGCACCTCCTCGAACGTGGCCGGCGCGACGATCTCGCGCGCGGTGGCCGAGCGGATCTTCGGGCGCGGCGTCGAGGGCCTCGCGGTGGGCACCACGGGCGCCGCCATCGACCTCGACTACACCTACGACTGGAGTCCCTCCACCTCCCCCGCGCGGAACGTCGTGGCGGTCCTGCCGGGCTCCGACCCGCGGCTCGCCAGCGAGTACGTCCTCGTCGGCGCGCACAGCGACCACGTCGGCACGACCGGCCAGCCGGTGGACCACGACTCGCTTCGCGCGGTGAACACGGTCACGCGCCGGCAGGGGGCGAACGATCCGGCCTGCCAGCCCACGCCGGACCAGCAGCGTCGCATCGACTCGCTCATCGCGCGCGCACGGCGGATCCGCCCCGCGCGGATGGACTCGGTCTTCAACGGCGCCGATGACGATGGATCGGGCACGGTGGTGCTCCTCGAGATCGCCGAGCGGTTCGCGGCGGAGAAGCCGGCGCGCTCCATCATCTTCGTCTCGCACCAGGGCGAGGAGCAGGGCCTGCTCGGGTCGCGGTGGTTCGTCGACCATCCCACCGTCCCGCTCGACCAGATCGTCGCGGCGCACAACATGGACATGCTCGGCAAGGGCCGCGCCGACCAGGTGAAGTTCGGCGGCCCCAACTCGGTGCAGATGCTCGGCGCGCGCCGGCTCTCGCGCGAGTTCGGTGACATCATCGACTCCGTGAACGCCAACAGCCCCACGCCGATGGCGATCGACAAGAGCTGGGACGTGACGGCGAACCCGCTCAACCGCTTCTGCCGCTCCGACCAGGTGAGCTACGTGAGCAAGAACATCCCGGTGACCTACTTCTCGCTGGGGTACGCGCAGGACTACCACCAGTTGACCGACGAGCCGCAGTACATCGAGTACGAGCATTCGGCGCGGCTCGCGCAGTTCATCCACGACGTGATGAGCGCGATCGCGGCGCGACCGACACGCCCCGCGATCGCCGGACCGGACCCGTCGTACCCCAGCTGCGGTCGCTGA
- a CDS encoding DUF1801 domain-containing protein: MQSKATTVAQYLKELPADRRAAIEAVRKVILANVDGQIEEGMQYGMIGYYVPHHIFPNGYHCDPSQPLPYMGLASQKQNMAVYMMFAYLDPVNGEQWIRAEYARRGRKIDMGKSCLRFKSLADLDLEVLAAAIKRAPTARYVDMYFTAAGPGAWKSKGTAAAKKVAAKSPPMKKATVKKATAKKVAAKKK; this comes from the coding sequence ATGCAGAGCAAGGCTACGACGGTCGCGCAGTACCTGAAGGAACTGCCCGCCGACCGTCGCGCGGCGATCGAGGCGGTCCGGAAGGTGATCCTCGCGAACGTCGACGGGCAGATCGAGGAGGGGATGCAGTACGGCATGATCGGCTACTACGTGCCGCATCACATCTTCCCGAACGGCTACCACTGCGACCCGTCGCAGCCGCTGCCCTACATGGGGCTCGCGTCGCAGAAGCAGAACATGGCCGTGTACATGATGTTCGCGTACCTGGACCCGGTGAACGGTGAGCAGTGGATCCGCGCCGAGTATGCGCGGCGTGGCCGGAAGATCGACATGGGGAAGAGCTGCCTGCGATTCAAGTCGCTCGCGGACCTGGACCTGGAGGTCCTCGCGGCGGCGATCAAGCGCGCCCCGACCGCGCGCTACGTCGACATGTACTTCACGGCCGCAGGGCCTGGCGCGTGGAAGTCGAAGGGGACTGCCGCGGCGAAGAAGGTCGCGGCGAAGTCACCGCCGATGAAGAAGGCGACCGTGAAGAAGGCTACCGCGAAGAAGGTCGCCGCAAAGAAGAAGTAG
- a CDS encoding prolyl oligopeptidase family serine peptidase, which translates to MKPSFRLTLATLACAAFPIASRAQQAAAPAPAAWDPQAILKTESYVRPPAAIERIVLAPRTDISFDAPSPDRRWFLRTTGQDRGTVAKYGAPHIYLGGLALDTRANRSRSLTVSTRTGLVLVDPRSGENRTIQVPAGATVSAETWSPTGTQVAFIANFETASHAFVADVATGRATQVTRTPLLATLVTDLRFTADGKQLLVVLIPEARAPEPTHGPGGVEDGPAVRLSQSRAVPQPVHWSLLQDVHDQALVKWHTTGQLAMIDIAKRTVRKIGAPAMIRDVDASSDATHFRVTRMTEPFSYLVPVSAFGGVQELWDASGNVVATLQRTPLREEGRGGPGGAGGPAAADTGKRNIQWNPVGPGLVYLQSVFATASATPSAGEGRPARGAGRALATSVRYMQWLPPYGPNDTKVIHEGGPQFTNLVYSADATWMFVTDSGMVSAIRVADRSRKHPLGRGVTLPGAGGGFGGFGGGGFGGGAGGGAAADTVGTGGALATKRGPNGQTFVIVSGDGQQVFVSGQRTYGAQWATRAPRPWVDRIEIATATRTRVIDAPADLFERVVTPLDDDHREVIVTRQSATTIEDAWLRDTRSGAVRQLTHAVDVAPEVTQGMRKRIQVTRPRDGYKLWVDLVFPRGWTKESGTPGVIWFYPREYATEQAYQRSRWTTNVNLYPAVPAARPATATELWVAGGYVFIEPDIPIFGDSGRMNDNYTRDLKENLDAVLDAIVDSGFVRRDRMGIGGHSYGAFSTVNAMTLVPYFKAGIAGDGMYNRSLTPFGFQSERRNFYEAQDTYLDMSPFFRADKISGALLLYHNLEDQNTGTAPISSIRMFNALQGLGKEAALYLYPYEDHSVMTYESDLDQWARWIAWFDVHVKGAKATFTP; encoded by the coding sequence ATGAAGCCGTCGTTCCGCCTCACGCTCGCAACGCTTGCCTGCGCCGCGTTCCCCATCGCCTCACGTGCCCAACAGGCCGCCGCACCCGCGCCCGCCGCCTGGGACCCGCAGGCGATCCTCAAGACCGAGTCGTACGTCCGCCCGCCCGCGGCCATCGAACGGATCGTGCTCGCGCCGCGCACGGACATCTCGTTCGACGCGCCGAGTCCTGACCGGCGATGGTTCCTGCGGACGACCGGCCAGGATCGCGGGACCGTCGCGAAATACGGCGCGCCGCACATCTATCTCGGCGGACTCGCGCTCGACACGCGCGCCAACCGCTCGCGGTCGCTCACGGTGAGCACCCGCACCGGACTCGTGCTCGTCGATCCGCGCTCCGGCGAGAACCGCACCATCCAGGTGCCCGCCGGTGCCACCGTCTCGGCGGAGACCTGGTCGCCGACCGGGACGCAGGTGGCGTTCATCGCGAACTTCGAGACGGCGTCCCACGCGTTCGTCGCCGATGTCGCCACCGGGCGCGCGACGCAGGTCACGCGCACGCCGCTGCTCGCGACGCTCGTGACCGACCTCCGCTTCACTGCAGATGGCAAGCAGTTGCTCGTCGTGCTCATCCCCGAGGCGCGCGCCCCGGAGCCGACGCACGGCCCCGGTGGGGTCGAGGACGGTCCCGCCGTGCGCCTGTCGCAGTCGCGCGCCGTTCCGCAGCCGGTCCACTGGAGCCTGCTCCAGGACGTGCATGACCAGGCGCTCGTGAAGTGGCACACCACCGGCCAGCTCGCGATGATCGACATCGCCAAGCGCACGGTGCGCAAGATCGGCGCGCCGGCGATGATCCGCGACGTGGACGCCTCGAGCGATGCGACGCACTTCCGCGTGACGCGCATGACGGAGCCGTTCTCGTATCTCGTCCCCGTGAGCGCGTTCGGCGGCGTGCAGGAGCTGTGGGACGCATCGGGCAACGTGGTCGCGACGCTGCAGCGCACGCCGTTGCGCGAGGAAGGCCGAGGCGGACCGGGTGGCGCGGGCGGACCGGCCGCGGCCGACACGGGCAAGCGCAACATCCAGTGGAATCCCGTGGGCCCCGGACTCGTGTATCTGCAGTCGGTGTTCGCCACGGCCTCGGCGACCCCGTCGGCCGGCGAAGGGCGCCCCGCCCGGGGCGCCGGACGCGCGCTGGCGACGAGCGTGCGCTACATGCAGTGGCTGCCGCCTTACGGACCGAACGACACGAAGGTGATCCATGAGGGCGGCCCCCAGTTCACCAATCTCGTGTACAGCGCCGACGCGACGTGGATGTTCGTCACCGACAGCGGGATGGTCTCGGCGATCCGCGTGGCCGACCGGTCGCGCAAGCACCCGCTCGGGCGCGGGGTCACGTTGCCCGGCGCGGGTGGCGGGTTCGGCGGCTTCGGCGGTGGTGGCTTCGGCGGCGGAGCGGGTGGCGGCGCGGCAGCGGATACGGTGGGGACCGGCGGCGCACTCGCGACCAAGCGCGGACCGAACGGGCAGACCTTCGTGATCGTGTCGGGCGATGGCCAGCAGGTGTTCGTGAGCGGCCAGCGCACCTACGGCGCGCAGTGGGCGACGCGCGCACCGCGGCCGTGGGTGGACCGGATCGAGATCGCCACGGCCACGCGCACCCGCGTGATCGACGCCCCGGCCGATCTCTTCGAGCGCGTCGTCACGCCGCTCGATGATGATCACCGCGAGGTGATCGTCACGCGGCAGTCGGCCACGACCATCGAGGACGCGTGGCTGCGCGACACGCGCAGCGGCGCCGTGCGTCAGCTCACCCATGCGGTGGACGTCGCGCCGGAGGTGACGCAGGGGATGCGCAAGCGGATCCAGGTCACGCGCCCCCGCGACGGATACAAGCTCTGGGTGGACCTCGTCTTCCCCCGCGGCTGGACGAAGGAGAGCGGCACGCCCGGCGTCATCTGGTTCTATCCGCGCGAGTACGCGACGGAGCAGGCGTACCAGCGCTCGCGCTGGACGACGAACGTCAACCTCTACCCCGCCGTCCCCGCGGCGCGCCCCGCGACGGCGACGGAGCTCTGGGTGGCCGGCGGCTATGTCTTCATCGAGCCCGACATCCCGATCTTCGGCGACTCGGGCCGCATGAACGACAACTACACGCGCGACCTGAAGGAGAACCTCGACGCCGTGCTCGACGCGATCGTCGACTCGGGCTTCGTGCGCCGCGACCGGATGGGCATCGGCGGCCACAGCTACGGCGCGTTCAGCACGGTGAACGCGATGACGCTCGTGCCCTACTTCAAGGCCGGCATCGCGGGCGACGGCATGTACAACCGCTCGCTCACGCCGTTCGGGTTCCAGAGCGAGCGCCGCAACTTCTACGAGGCACAGGATACCTATCTCGACATGTCGCCGTTCTTCCGCGCGGACAAGATCAGCGGGGCCTTGCTCCTCTATCACAACCTCGAGGACCAGAACACCGGCACGGCGCCCATCAGCTCGATCCGCATGTTCAACGCGTTGCAGGGCCTCGGCAAGGAGGCCGCGCTGTACCTCTATCCCTACGAGGACCACAGCGTGATGACCTACGAGAGCGACCTCGACCAGTGGGCGCGCTGGATCGCCTGGTTCGATGTGCACGTGAAGGGCGCCAAGGCGACGTTCACGCCATGA
- a CDS encoding RtcB family protein, translating to MQIFGQHDEKTLVQFEHVRANAVDAALMADGHVGYVMPIGGVAAYRDQVSVVGVGFDIACGNAAIRTDLTLAAFGDDAATQHATLATLADEIAATVSFGVGRKNRADDAPTDHALFAEETWLAVPDRFRTALREKARAQLGTVGSGNHYVDVFVDEVGAIWVGVHFGSRGLGHTIASAFLALSQGEAWDARVKEREVLLDIGGPLGADYWQLMSLAGRYAYAGREWVARKVVRLLGGIEQEMVHNHHNFAWKESHHGEELVVVRKGATPAFPGQLGFIGGSMGDDAVIVRGAVVPEAEDPRSALQRDALYSTVHGAGRVMSRTAAAGSRRKGKGGFRGAISQGMMQAWVRERGVILRGGGVDESPHVYRRLPDVLVAQGGTIEVLHRLRPLVVVMAGANEFDPYKD from the coding sequence ATGCAGATCTTCGGACAGCACGACGAGAAGACCCTCGTCCAGTTCGAGCACGTCCGCGCCAACGCGGTCGACGCTGCCCTCATGGCCGACGGCCACGTCGGCTACGTCATGCCGATCGGCGGCGTCGCCGCGTACCGCGACCAGGTCTCGGTCGTCGGCGTCGGCTTCGACATCGCGTGCGGCAACGCCGCGATCCGCACGGACCTCACGCTCGCCGCGTTCGGCGACGACGCCGCGACGCAGCACGCGACGCTCGCGACCCTCGCGGACGAGATCGCGGCGACGGTCAGCTTCGGCGTGGGACGGAAGAACCGCGCAGATGATGCCCCGACCGACCACGCCCTCTTCGCCGAGGAGACGTGGCTCGCCGTCCCCGACCGCTTCCGCACGGCGCTGCGCGAGAAGGCGCGCGCGCAGCTCGGCACGGTCGGCTCGGGCAACCACTACGTCGACGTCTTCGTCGACGAGGTGGGGGCGATCTGGGTGGGCGTGCATTTCGGTTCGCGCGGTCTCGGCCACACCATCGCCTCGGCGTTCCTCGCGCTGTCGCAGGGTGAGGCGTGGGACGCGCGCGTGAAGGAGCGTGAGGTGCTCCTCGACATCGGCGGCCCCCTCGGCGCGGACTACTGGCAGCTGATGTCGCTCGCCGGCCGGTACGCGTATGCCGGTCGTGAGTGGGTCGCGCGGAAGGTCGTGCGTCTGCTCGGTGGGATCGAGCAGGAGATGGTGCACAATCATCACAACTTCGCGTGGAAGGAATCGCACCACGGCGAGGAGCTCGTGGTCGTGCGGAAGGGCGCCACGCCGGCCTTCCCGGGGCAACTCGGCTTCATCGGCGGTTCGATGGGAGACGACGCCGTGATCGTGCGTGGCGCCGTCGTGCCGGAGGCGGAGGACCCGCGGTCGGCGCTCCAGCGAGACGCGCTCTACTCCACGGTCCACGGTGCCGGTCGGGTGATGTCGCGGACCGCCGCCGCCGGCTCGCGGCGCAAGGGGAAGGGTGGATTCCGCGGCGCCATCTCGCAGGGCATGATGCAGGCCTGGGTACGCGAGCGGGGCGTGATCCTCCGGGGCGGTGGTGTGGACGAGAGTCCGCACGTCTACCGCCGCCTGCCTGACGTGCTGGTCGCGCAGGGAGGCACCATCGAGGTGTTGCACCGACTGCGTCCACTGGTCGTCGTGATGGCCGGCGCGAACGAGTTCGATCCGTACAAGGACTGA
- a CDS encoding DUF2167 domain-containing protein, translating to MPRFRSTLATLAVGLVLVPWGASAAQEAGAKPGQGPQVERPAPTEPEGPQVPWLTGPIQGNLGVLAHVQVKDGCGFADDDGTRLFLTRTQNPTSGSEQGMVICEVVGAAGDTSQWFAVFEYDDVGYVKDDEKGSLDADAILKSLREGNEAGNEYRREKGWAELELVGWERTPYYDPATNNLTWATRVRASDGGESINHSVRLLGRGGVMKVDLVVAPESYSGSMADFGVLVASHEFNSGLKYAEWRDGDRVAAYGLTALVAGGAGALALKSGLLGKFWKLIVAAGVAITAGVRKLFGGKQEGAAG from the coding sequence ATGCCCCGCTTCCGCTCGACGCTCGCGACGCTCGCCGTCGGACTCGTCCTCGTCCCGTGGGGTGCGAGCGCCGCGCAGGAGGCCGGCGCGAAGCCGGGCCAGGGACCGCAGGTGGAACGCCCGGCGCCCACCGAGCCGGAGGGCCCGCAGGTGCCGTGGCTCACCGGCCCGATACAGGGGAATCTCGGCGTCCTCGCCCACGTGCAGGTGAAGGATGGCTGCGGCTTCGCGGACGATGACGGCACCCGCCTCTTCCTCACGCGCACGCAGAATCCCACCAGCGGCAGCGAGCAGGGCATGGTCATCTGCGAGGTGGTCGGCGCGGCCGGCGACACCTCGCAGTGGTTCGCGGTCTTCGAGTACGACGACGTGGGCTATGTGAAGGATGACGAAAAGGGCTCGCTCGATGCGGATGCGATCCTCAAGTCGCTCCGCGAGGGGAACGAGGCGGGCAACGAGTACCGGCGCGAGAAGGGATGGGCGGAGCTCGAGCTCGTCGGGTGGGAGCGGACGCCGTACTACGATCCGGCGACGAACAACCTCACTTGGGCGACGCGGGTGCGCGCGTCCGACGGCGGCGAGTCGATCAATCACTCCGTGCGCCTGCTCGGCCGTGGCGGCGTCATGAAGGTCGACCTCGTGGTCGCGCCGGAGTCCTACAGCGGCTCGATGGCGGACTTCGGGGTGTTGGTCGCGTCGCACGAGTTCAACTCGGGACTCAAGTACGCGGAGTGGCGTGACGGCGACCGGGTGGCCGCGTACGGCCTGACGGCGCTGGTGGCGGGCGGCGCGGGAGCGCTCGCGCTCAAGTCTGGGCTGCTCGGCAAGTTCTGGAAGCTGATCGTCGCGGCCGGCGTCGCGATCACCGCGGGCGTGCGCAAGCTCTTCGGTGGCAAGCAGGAGGGGGCGGCGGGTTAA